In a genomic window of Erigeron canadensis isolate Cc75 chromosome 5, C_canadensis_v1, whole genome shotgun sequence:
- the LOC122601225 gene encoding glycine-rich cell wall structural protein-like — MRGYRIMARTRSSAGTSGGRGRGRGENEDSGQGRGVGRGTGRSGCRGIGRGTGPEVVQGVGRGAGLENEQVGGRGAGRGVGRVAGRGGGRGSGRGRGRGGAKNETTNEQAGMQPDPAMIAMISQVFNTILAQNAQNVQNAQNAENEDA, encoded by the coding sequence ATGCGTGGTTATAGGATAATGGCAAGAACAAGATCTAGTGCTGGAACTAGCGGCGGTCGTGGAAGAGGTCGTGGTGAAAACGAAGACTCTGGTCAAGGTCGTGGTGTTGGTCGAGGAACTGGACGGAGTGGATGTCGTGGTATTGGTCGTGGCACTGGGCCTGAGGTAGTTCAAGGTGTAGGCCGTGGTGCTGGTCTTGAAAACGAACAGGTTGGAGGTCGAGGTGCTGGTCGTGGCGTTGGTCGTGTTGCAGGTCGCGGTGGCGGCAGAGGTAGTGGTCGTGGACGCGGTCGTGGTGGAGCTAAAAATGAAACTACTAATGAGCAAGCTGGCATGCAACCAGACCCAGCCATGATTGCCATGATTTCCCAAGTGTTCAATACTATACttgcacaaaatgctcaaaatgtACAAAATGCGCAAAACGCAGAGAATGAAGATGCTTAG